One window from the genome of Musa acuminata AAA Group cultivar baxijiao chromosome BXJ1-4, Cavendish_Baxijiao_AAA, whole genome shotgun sequence encodes:
- the LOC135672631 gene encoding uncharacterized protein LOC135672631, with amino-acid sequence MPIAIISFTSNHLLPTIKPTEGRISVSTCAPSMAQEASETSVARSSVSANSRWEIHDDFPSTWSAINQWPQSSHRSISSSCDEGLCISNSSSFTNTYLSGERVENQLWNQVLLNVGSGGDMHNHHGDGDNFLQTLTSKGPSRRNQMSNPACDYPKKLDTSFDFPNPLSLNTFEKHLSSYNGSTNQDERTPQLDQNIAPSPWSSPMTPFMVQYSTSRITPIKHELPTSPSYPGNKSVRERSTSYKPPYGRNIEGESEHRDMEAPTAFPPPPSNNGFGYQFGVSSLSDLISFGDCVNRPSTELRPSRSYLRGSDSSYGRIQGHDGSSSREHGKSTGTTEGKKKRSDENSQTQLKKSKHENSTVSSLQAPKVKMTDKITSLQQLVSPFGKTDTASVLFETINCIKVLQEQVQLLSNLYMKSSKIKDHSSWGEMSKKEKAEAEADLRSNGLCLVPVSCVPQVHQQSRGPEYWMHAFRSSLFR; translated from the exons ATGCCAATAGCTATAATCTCCTTTACAAGCAACCATCTTCTTCCGACCATAAAGCCGACGGAAGGCCGTATCTCGGTGTCTACATGCGCTCCTTCCATGGCACAAGAAGCCTCGGAAACCTCGGTGGCTAGATCGTCGGTTTCAGCCAACAGCCGGTGGGAGATCCATGACGACTTCCCCTCCACTTGGAGCGCCATCAACCAGTGGCCTCAGTCGAGCCACCGCTCCATTTCATCATCATGCGATGAGGGCCTCTGCATCTCCAACAGCAGCTCATTCACCAACACCTATCTCTCAGGAGAGCGAGTGGAGAACCAGCTATGGAACCAAGTCCTGTT AAATGTTGGGAGCGGCGGAGACATGCACAACCACCACGGCGACGGAGACAACTTCCTCCAAACGCTGACCTCTAAGGGTCCAtcgaggaggaatcagatgtccaACCCTGCTTGTGATTACCCGAAGAAGTTGGACACTAGTTTCGACTTCCCAAATCCTCTCTCACTGAACACATTCGAGAAACACTTGAGCAGCTACAACGGAAGCACAAACCAAGATGAAAGAACCCCTCAGCTCGATCAAAATATCGCACCATCACCATGGAGTTCTCCCATGACACCTTTTATGGTCCAGTATTCTACTTCGAGGATCACTCCTATCAAGCATGAACTTCCTACATCCCCATCATATCCCGGTAATAAATCGGTAAGAGAAAGAAGTACAAGTTATAAACCGCCCTACGGCCGTAATATTGAAGGAGAGAGCGAGCATCGAGACATGGAAGCTCCCACAGCTTTTCCACCTCCACCCAGTAATAATGGCTTTGGATACCAGTTTGGTGTAAGCAGTTTGTCGGACCTTATCTCTTTTGGTGATTGCGTAAACAGGCCATCAACGGAATTACGACCCTCACGGTCCTACTTGAGAGGTTCGGATTCATCTTATGGCAGGATACAAGGACATGATGGTTCATCT AGTAGAGAACATGGGAAAAGTACTGGGACAActgaaggaaaaaagaagagatCTGATGAGAATTCACAGACACAATTAAAGAAGTCCAAGCATGAGAACTCCACAGTTTCGTCTCTTCAG gcacccaaggtcaagatGACAGATAAAATCACTTCACTGCAGCAACTTGTGTCGCCTTTTGGAAAG ACCGACACTGCATCGGTGCTATTTGAAACGATTAACTGTATCAAGGTCTTGCAAGAGCAAGTACAG TTGCTCAGTAACTTGTACATGAAGTCAAGTAAAATCAAG GATCACAGTTCCTGGGGAGAGATGAGCAAGAAGGAGAAAGCAGAGGCAGAGGCTGATCTGAGGAGTAATGGGCTCTGCTTGGTTCCTGTTTCTTGCGTTCCGCAAGTCCACCAACAAAGTCGCGGACCCGAATACTGGATGCATGCTTTTCGAAGCTCTCTATTCCGATGA